A genomic stretch from Streptomyces venezuelae ATCC 10712 includes:
- a CDS encoding Kelch repeat-containing protein yields the protein MRTLLADGGELTTHPSTSSLARTTPSVSGRWTPAGDLPFPFVMLHGQEDGPVRLRDGRVLFAGGAGPRLRTLDGAALFDPADNRWTVTDPLRQARRMQSFTSLADGQVLAAGGITGPQAYPPPALPTAELYDPATETWTLTGALHEPRHSHTATLLPDGRVLVAGGQRPRDARAPHTLASAELYEPDTGTWTPTGDMADARWHHQAVLLHDGRVLVAGGLTDTGRSKSATIALCELYDPTTGRWSPTGALRDARCAHQTLLLPDGTVLTLGGFGPHAADDGRYDPYSLAGVERYDPVAEEWSPEPPLPWGRGHHRALLLATGEVLVCGGCDHACQDVGHAATLRYDPGARHWSLAGPMGTGRWVFGAVLLDDGRVLAAGGLARMGAAAPAIGADLPASTTEVFTP from the coding sequence ATGCGCACCCTGCTCGCCGACGGCGGCGAACTCACCACCCACCCCTCCACCTCATCCCTCGCCCGCACGACGCCCTCGGTCTCCGGCCGGTGGACACCGGCCGGAGACCTGCCCTTCCCGTTCGTGATGCTGCACGGCCAGGAGGACGGACCGGTACGACTGCGGGACGGGCGCGTGCTGTTCGCCGGCGGCGCCGGGCCCCGCCTGCGCACCCTGGACGGCGCCGCACTCTTCGACCCCGCCGACAACCGCTGGACCGTCACGGACCCGCTCCGCCAAGCCCGCCGCATGCAGAGCTTCACCTCGCTCGCCGACGGCCAGGTCCTCGCCGCCGGCGGCATCACAGGACCGCAGGCCTACCCGCCCCCGGCCCTGCCCACCGCCGAGCTCTACGACCCCGCCACCGAGACCTGGACCCTCACCGGCGCGCTCCACGAACCCCGGCACAGCCACACGGCGACCCTCCTGCCCGACGGGCGCGTGCTCGTCGCCGGCGGCCAGCGGCCCCGCGACGCCCGCGCACCGCACACCCTGGCCTCCGCCGAGCTCTACGAACCGGACACCGGCACCTGGACTCCGACCGGGGACATGGCCGACGCCCGCTGGCACCACCAGGCCGTCCTGCTCCACGACGGCCGCGTCCTCGTCGCGGGCGGCCTCACCGACACCGGCCGCAGCAAGAGCGCGACCATCGCCCTCTGCGAGCTCTACGACCCGACGACCGGCCGCTGGAGCCCCACCGGCGCGCTCCGCGACGCCCGATGCGCCCACCAGACCCTGCTCCTCCCCGACGGCACGGTGCTGACCCTGGGCGGCTTCGGGCCCCACGCGGCCGACGACGGGCGCTACGACCCGTACAGCCTGGCCGGTGTCGAACGCTACGACCCCGTCGCCGAGGAATGGAGCCCGGAACCACCCCTGCCGTGGGGCCGCGGCCACCACCGCGCCCTGCTCCTCGCCACCGGTGAGGTCCTCGTCTGCGGCGGCTGCGACCACGCCTGCCAGGACGTCGGCCACGCCGCCACCCTGCGGTACGACCCGGGCGCGCGGCACTGGTCCCTGGCAGGACCGATGGGCACCGGCCGCTGGGTCTTCGGCGCGGTCCTCCTCGACGACGGCCGGGTCCTCGCGGCCGGGGGACTGGCGCGGATGGGCGCCGCCGCCCCGGCGATCGGCGCCGACCTCCCCGCGTCCACGACGGAGGTGTTCACCCCGTGA